A genomic window from Streptococcus sanguinis includes:
- a CDS encoding nicotinamide riboside transporter PnuC — protein sequence MNTYIQKKIANMKLTLSEMSGGYKRMVTSMKKLGFSGTLKLIWDDLFAHRSLGQWVYLLILGSFPLWLELIYEHRIVDWTGMICSLTGIICVIFVSEGRASNYLFGLINSVIYLILALQKGFYGEVLTTLYFTIMQPIGLLVWIYQGQFKKEKQEFVARKLDAKGWTKYLSLSVLWWLVFGLIYQSVGANRPYRDSITDATNGVGQILMTAVYREQWIFWAATNIFSIYLWWGESLQIQGKYLIYLINSLVGWYQWNKAAKKA from the coding sequence ATGAATACTTATATCCAAAAGAAAATCGCAAACATGAAGCTGACGCTTTCTGAAATGTCTGGTGGCTACAAACGCATGGTGACTAGCATGAAGAAGCTCGGCTTTTCTGGTACCTTGAAGCTTATCTGGGACGATTTGTTTGCTCATCGCAGTCTAGGTCAATGGGTTTACCTCTTGATTCTAGGGAGTTTTCCGCTCTGGCTGGAGCTGATATATGAACATCGCATCGTGGATTGGACGGGGATGATTTGCAGTCTGACTGGGATTATCTGTGTGATCTTCGTTTCTGAAGGACGGGCTAGCAATTACCTCTTTGGTTTGATCAATTCTGTGATTTACTTGATTTTGGCTTTGCAGAAAGGCTTCTATGGCGAGGTCCTGACGACTCTTTACTTTACAATCATGCAGCCAATTGGACTCTTGGTATGGATTTACCAAGGTCAGTTCAAAAAAGAAAAGCAAGAGTTTGTTGCTCGTAAGCTAGATGCTAAAGGATGGACAAAGTATCTATCGCTCAGTGTGCTTTGGTGGTTGGTCTTTGGCTTGATTTATCAGTCTGTTGGTGCCAATCGTCCTTATCGTGATTCAATCACGGATGCGACAAATGGAGTAGGGCAAATCTTGATGACGGCTGTTTATCGTGAACAGTGGATTTTCTGGGCAGCAACCAATATTTTTTCTATCTACCTCTGGTGGGGTGAAAGTCTTCAAATTCAAGGGAAATATTTGATCTATTTAATCAACAGTTTGGTCGGATGGTACCAGTGGAATAAGGCTGCTAAAAAAGCATAG
- a CDS encoding YkgJ family cysteine cluster protein, which produces MTQEIDLEKYHQLALQKQKEHRKFLANLKKKPPKDLDKIAQQIHYEVFEEIDCTACANCCKTLGPDFKEADIVRIAKYFKMKLPAFEEEFLQVDEDGDKVFKAMPCPFLGGDNLCSIYDVRPKACREFPHTDRKKIHQINHLTIKNTLTCPAAYLFVEKLRDRL; this is translated from the coding sequence ATGACTCAAGAAATCGACCTTGAAAAGTACCACCAATTAGCCCTGCAAAAGCAGAAAGAGCACCGAAAATTTTTAGCAAATCTCAAGAAAAAGCCACCAAAAGACCTCGATAAGATTGCCCAGCAAATCCATTATGAGGTCTTTGAGGAGATTGACTGTACAGCTTGTGCCAATTGCTGTAAGACTTTAGGGCCAGACTTTAAGGAAGCTGATATTGTCCGTATTGCTAAGTATTTCAAGATGAAGCTGCCGGCTTTTGAAGAGGAGTTTCTACAGGTGGACGAAGACGGTGACAAGGTTTTCAAGGCCATGCCTTGTCCTTTTTTAGGTGGAGACAATCTCTGCTCAATCTACGATGTCCGTCCCAAGGCTTGCAGAGAATTTCCCCACACAGACCGCAAGAAGATTCATCAGATTAATCATCTGACAATCAAAAATACCCTGACCTGTCCTGCGGCTTATCTCTTTGTGGAGAAGTTGCGGGATAGGTTGTAG
- a CDS encoding AraC family transcriptional regulator, translating into MMHQFNQTMEYLESKLDAEVDLQKFQQLSGYSYALFSRLFSILADMTLAEYLRNRRLSEAVTDLRESSEKVIDIAMKYGYESADAFSAAFKKFHGATPSEVRNGKPYRVFPRLQLSLKITGGKNMDIKIQKKPAFTVAGVLLEAIDNSQCPYAWEQLYANHSFESLESLGSGQSFGVCSDVKEGEIINYMASYDVTDKAKAEELGLSIKEIAEAEYAIVPVKGAIPASIHHAWKYVLEVFFPETGYRHSGAPDFEVYTEGDMYSPDYQMELWIPVVK; encoded by the coding sequence ATGATGCATCAATTCAATCAAACCATGGAATATCTGGAAAGTAAGTTGGATGCAGAAGTGGATTTGCAGAAATTTCAGCAGCTATCAGGCTATTCTTATGCTCTCTTTAGCAGGCTCTTTTCCATCCTTGCGGATATGACGTTAGCAGAATATCTACGCAATCGCAGGTTGTCAGAAGCTGTGACGGACTTGCGGGAAAGCTCTGAGAAAGTCATTGACATTGCGATGAAATACGGCTATGAGTCTGCGGATGCCTTCAGCGCAGCCTTCAAGAAATTCCATGGTGCGACCCCCTCAGAAGTTCGAAATGGAAAACCTTATCGGGTCTTTCCTAGACTTCAATTATCCTTAAAGATTACAGGAGGAAAGAACATGGATATCAAGATTCAAAAGAAACCTGCTTTTACCGTAGCAGGCGTCCTATTGGAAGCTATTGACAATAGCCAGTGCCCGTATGCATGGGAGCAGCTCTATGCAAATCACAGTTTTGAAAGCCTAGAGAGTCTGGGAAGTGGCCAATCCTTTGGCGTCTGCTCGGATGTCAAAGAAGGCGAAATCATCAACTATATGGCTTCTTATGATGTGACGGATAAAGCGAAAGCAGAAGAACTGGGTCTGTCAATCAAAGAAATTGCAGAAGCTGAATATGCCATCGTACCAGTCAAAGGCGCTATACCAGCCAGCATCCACCATGCTTGGAAATATGTCTTGGAAGTCTTTTTCCCAGAAACTGGCTATCGCCACTCAGGAGCACCAGATTTTGAAGTTTACACCGAGGGTGATATGTACTCCCCAGACTATCAAATGGAACTCTGGATACCAGTGGTGAAATAA
- a CDS encoding DUF3592 domain-containing protein, producing the protein MAIPLPVVEYLVNGTTYRKKFEYAYYVETPRKKEQKDVFDRKYILSAGKNLQLREIFPKGSAMAVYYNPERPEKAFVERYASHDRIIFKLLIIIFSIIGFVLIAIVLVISC; encoded by the coding sequence ATGGCTATCCCTTTGCCTGTTGTAGAATATCTCGTGAATGGGACAACATACAGAAAAAAATTTGAATATGCTTATTATGTAGAAACTCCCAGGAAGAAAGAGCAAAAAGATGTCTTTGACAGGAAATATATTCTTAGCGCTGGAAAGAATTTACAGTTAAGAGAAATATTTCCAAAAGGCTCAGCCATGGCGGTTTATTATAATCCTGAGAGGCCTGAAAAAGCCTTTGTAGAACGTTATGCTAGCCATGATAGAATCATCTTTAAGTTGCTAATAATAATTTTTTCCATTATTGGTTTTGTTCTTATCGCAATAGTTCTAGTAATTTCCTGTTAG
- a CDS encoding DNA repair protein RadC: MQMYFGDVSLCYTYSLAMALHSYGYDVRPEFLEAIMVMGNGASIVKEDEKHPLVFFDNGMPDSSISHSLNILGFTYDEYYIKDSNAVDLLSIREILSKFLLSGPVVLGPLDMGYLTYNPNHIHLYGVDHFVSVYDLDDEFIYFHDPAGFACMKMTFSEFSNAWEAKNIDYKRGSFSMWGNFQKIKSSTSKEIYKKTSILMKQRYEHGEENVIARYAKSVANNGLNEEQKHLHQYFSFKLASIRNLYMSNFLKEYDAVRSEIKENLARLFGQAHLFCIKEDYQKLSEVLYDIAALDNKFRDLCIHYKEE, from the coding sequence ATGCAGATGTATTTTGGGGACGTTTCTCTTTGCTATACATATTCACTTGCGATGGCGCTGCATTCGTATGGGTATGATGTTCGCCCTGAGTTTTTGGAAGCCATTATGGTGATGGGAAATGGCGCTAGTATTGTAAAGGAAGATGAAAAACACCCCTTAGTCTTCTTTGATAATGGGATGCCAGATAGTTCTATCAGCCATTCTTTAAACATTCTGGGTTTTACATATGATGAATACTATATAAAGGATTCAAATGCGGTGGATCTTCTCTCTATCAGAGAGATCTTAAGTAAGTTCTTGCTCAGCGGACCAGTTGTTCTTGGCCCTTTGGACATGGGGTATCTGACTTATAATCCCAATCATATTCATTTGTATGGGGTGGACCATTTTGTTTCGGTTTATGATCTAGATGATGAGTTTATCTATTTCCATGATCCAGCAGGTTTTGCTTGTATGAAAATGACTTTCTCAGAATTTTCGAATGCCTGGGAAGCTAAAAATATCGACTATAAAAGAGGTTCTTTCTCCATGTGGGGAAACTTCCAAAAAATCAAATCTTCAACTTCCAAAGAGATTTATAAGAAAACATCTATACTGATGAAGCAACGATATGAGCACGGCGAGGAGAATGTGATAGCAAGATATGCTAAGTCGGTAGCGAACAATGGCTTGAATGAAGAACAAAAACATCTTCATCAATACTTTAGTTTCAAATTAGCTTCTATCAGAAATCTATACATGAGCAACTTCTTAAAAGAATACGATGCTGTCAGATCAGAAATAAAAGAAAATTTAGCAAGATTGTTCGGCCAAGCTCATCTATTTTGTATCAAGGAAGATTATCAGAAACTATCAGAAGTCTTGTATGATATTGCTGCGCTAGATAATAAATTTAGAGATTTGTGTATTCACTATAAAGAAGAGTAA
- the lepA gene encoding elongation factor 4, translating into MRKMNLEDLKKRQEKIRNFSIIAHIDHGKSTLADRILEATETVSSREMQAQLLDSMDLERERGITIKLNAIELNYTAKDGETYIFHLIDTPGHVDFTYEVSRSLAACEGAILVVDAAQGIEAQTLANVYLALDNDLEILPVINKIDLPAADPERVRAEIEDVIGLDASEAVLASAKAGIGIEEILEQIVEKVPAPTGNVEAPLKALIFDSVYDAYRGVILQVRVMDGVVKPGDTIQLMSNGKTFDVTEVGIFTPKAIGRDFLATGDVGYIAASIKTVQDTRVGDTVTLADNPAAEPLAGYKQMNPMVFAGLYPIESNKYNDLREALEKLQLNDASLQFEPETSQALGFGFRCGFLGLLHMDVIQERLEREFNIDLIMTAPSVIYKVNMTDGASLDVSNPSEFPDPTKIDSIEEPYVKAQIMVPQEFVGAVMELAQRKRGDFVTMDYIDDNRVNVIYQIPLAEIVFDFFDKLKSSTRGYASFDYEISEYRSSKLVKMDILLNGDKVDALSFIVHKEFAYERGKLIVDKLKKIIPRQQFEVPIQAAIGQKIVARTDIKALRKNVLAKCYGGDVSRKRKLLEKQKAGKKRMKAIGSVEVPQEAFLSVLSMDEE; encoded by the coding sequence ATGAGAAAAATGAATTTAGAAGATTTGAAAAAACGTCAGGAGAAGATCCGCAATTTCTCCATCATTGCCCACATCGACCACGGGAAATCAACCTTAGCCGACCGGATTTTGGAGGCGACTGAGACGGTTTCCAGCCGGGAAATGCAGGCCCAACTCTTGGACAGCATGGACTTGGAGCGGGAGCGTGGTATCACCATTAAGCTCAATGCCATCGAGCTTAATTATACTGCCAAGGACGGCGAAACCTATATCTTCCACTTGATTGATACACCGGGACACGTGGACTTTACCTATGAGGTATCGAGGTCATTGGCAGCCTGTGAAGGAGCTATTTTGGTCGTGGATGCGGCTCAGGGGATTGAAGCTCAGACCTTGGCCAATGTTTATCTAGCGCTGGATAATGACTTGGAAATCCTGCCAGTCATCAATAAGATTGACCTGCCAGCTGCGGATCCAGAGCGGGTGCGGGCAGAGATTGAAGACGTGATTGGACTGGATGCTAGCGAAGCCGTATTGGCTTCTGCCAAGGCTGGTATCGGAATTGAAGAAATCCTTGAACAGATAGTAGAAAAAGTTCCAGCTCCGACTGGAAATGTTGAAGCACCGCTCAAGGCCTTGATTTTTGACTCAGTCTACGATGCCTATCGTGGGGTAATCCTGCAAGTGCGGGTGATGGACGGTGTGGTCAAGCCAGGAGATACCATTCAGCTCATGAGCAATGGTAAGACCTTTGATGTGACTGAGGTCGGCATCTTTACTCCCAAAGCCATTGGTCGTGATTTCTTGGCTACTGGGGATGTTGGCTATATCGCAGCCTCTATCAAGACGGTACAGGACACTCGAGTCGGAGATACAGTGACCTTGGCGGACAATCCAGCTGCAGAGCCACTAGCTGGCTACAAGCAAATGAATCCTATGGTCTTCGCTGGTCTCTATCCTATCGAGTCCAATAAATACAATGACCTGCGCGAGGCTCTTGAAAAGCTCCAGCTAAACGATGCCAGTCTGCAGTTTGAGCCAGAAACATCGCAAGCACTAGGGTTTGGGTTCCGCTGTGGCTTCTTGGGCTTGCTGCACATGGATGTCATTCAGGAGCGTTTGGAGCGTGAGTTTAATATCGACCTCATCATGACGGCACCATCCGTTATCTATAAGGTCAATATGACAGATGGTGCCTCCCTTGATGTGTCCAATCCGAGCGAGTTTCCGGATCCGACCAAGATTGATTCCATCGAGGAGCCATATGTTAAGGCGCAGATTATGGTGCCCCAAGAATTTGTCGGAGCGGTGATGGAGTTGGCTCAACGCAAGCGCGGTGACTTTGTGACCATGGACTATATCGATGATAATCGGGTCAATGTCATCTATCAAATCCCACTTGCTGAAATTGTCTTTGACTTCTTTGACAAGCTCAAGTCATCTACTCGTGGCTATGCTAGCTTCGACTACGAAATCTCTGAGTATCGCTCGTCCAAGCTGGTGAAGATGGATATTCTCCTCAATGGCGACAAGGTTGATGCTCTCAGCTTCATCGTTCACAAGGAATTTGCCTATGAGCGTGGTAAGCTGATTGTAGACAAGCTCAAGAAAATCATTCCTCGTCAGCAGTTTGAAGTACCCATTCAGGCCGCTATTGGTCAGAAAATCGTGGCTCGGACAGACATCAAGGCTCTGCGTAAGAATGTCTTGGCCAAGTGTTATGGTGGTGACGTTTCTCGGAAGCGCAAACTCCTAGAAAAACAAAAAGCCGGTAAAAAACGGATGAAAGCTATCGGCTCTGTCGAAGTCCCGCAAGAAGCCTTCCTCAGTGTTTTGAGCATGGATGAGGAATAA